Part of the Nocardia farcinica genome, ACGATCCGGCGCCGCCCGGGCTCTCAGTTGGTCAGATCGTCGAACTCCCCGGCTTTCGCGCCGCGAACGAACGCATCGATCTCGGGCCGGGTGTAGAAGATGACTGCTCCTTGGGGGTCGCGCGAGTTCCGCATGGCCACAAGACCGTTGGTCGCCTCGGCGAGTTCGACGCAGTTGCCGCCGCTCGGGCCGCTGAACGAGCTCTTCCGCCAGGCACCGGTGATGCGGTGCGCGATCGTCTCCGACATGTCCACTCCTCGTTTGCGCAGTGTGAGTGATTCGTACGAGTCGGTTTTGCAGATGCACGCTCAAACGTTCTTGCATTTGCACCGACGCGTGGACGATAGCACGAAGTTCACCGCGGGGGGCGTTGTGCGCCAAGGATTTTCGGACCTACTGGTCGGCTTTGTTACGCGTGTCGAGAACTGTCCGAATACGCCGAGTTCAGGTCCCTCATCTCGGCGGCCGACCGGCCTTGAATCTTGTACTGTCACAGTGCAACAACGGATGTACCGACCGTTCGCGCGGGGAGGTCGCGCACGGCGGTACCGCCATCACGAAGAACCGCTCGCCTGAGGAGTCGCACGCAATGCCCGATGACCACGCCCCGTTGATCCGGACCGACATCCCGCACTCGGCGCGCATCTGGAACTACTGGATGGGCGGCAAGGACTACTACGAAATCGACAGGGTCGCCGGCGACGCGGGCATCGAGGTCGACCCCGACATCACCACCATGGCGGTGCAGTCACGGCAGTTCCTCATCCGCGCCGTGCGGTTCCTGGCCAGCGAGATCGGCATCCGCCAGTTCCTCGACATCGGCACCGGCCTGCCCACCATGCAGAACACCCACGAGGTGGCCCAGAGCGTCGCGCCGGAGTCCAAGGTCGTCTACGTCGACAACGATCCGCTGGTGCTCACCCACGCCAGGGCGCTGCTGACCAGCACCACCCCCGAGGGCGTGACGACCTACGTCGACTGCGACTTCCACGACCCCGAGCAGATCATCGCCGACGCCCGCAACGTGCTCAATCTGAACGAGCCAGTCGGCGTGATGTTCATGGGCGTGCTCGGCCACGCCAAGACCTACGACGAACTGCGCCGCATCGTGGACACCGTGCTCGCGGCGGTGCCCTCGGGCAGCTACCTGGTCATGTGGGACGGCACCGACGACAGTGCCGAGTACGTCGCCCTGTGCAAGAACTACGCCGAAACCGGTGGCGTGCCCTATGTTCCGCGGCCGCAGGAGCAGATTCGCGCGGTGTTCGACGGATTGGAGATGGTGGAACCGGGGTTCGTCTCCATCACGCAGTGGCGGCCCGACGCCACCCAGGTGGGCGAGATCCGGCCGATCTCGGCCTACGGCGCGGTCGCGCGCAAGCCCTGACGCCGACGCGGCATCACGAGCCAAACCCCCTGCGGCACAACGGCGGCCGTCGTCCTGCGCGGACGGCGGCCGCCGTTTACAAACCGCCCGGCACCCTTACAGATGTACTTGCATCTGTAAGCGACACGGCCGTAAACTCGCCGCAAGACATATCGGGGAGGTCCGCCGGAATTTCCGTTCGGCGCCGGATCATCGCCTCCCCATCGCCAGAAGCGAGGGGCGGTCGAAATGCACCAACCATTCCGAACTCCCTACCCGGCGGGCATCGCTGCGGGGATAGCCGAACCACCACGCTCCCCCGCCGAGACCTGGCGTGCTCGGGTGTACACCGATGTGGCATCGGCCGATTGCAGCGTCGAGCCGGGCGGGCTCACCTATCGCCGCGCCCGCGAGATCCTGCTCGTTCACGAGGTCCACGGACCGCAGTGCCGGCAGTGGCTGGCCGCCGCGGCCTACCTGTCGGCCGGACTCGACGACGAGTGACCGAAGCGGCACGCCCTAGAGCTCACCAGCGCAGCACCGGTTTGACGATCGTCCCCGCGCGCTGATCCGCGAGCGCCGTCTCGATCTCCGCGCTCGGATAGA contains:
- a CDS encoding DUF397 domain-containing protein — its product is MSETIAHRITGAWRKSSFSGPSGGNCVELAEATNGLVAMRNSRDPQGAVIFYTRPEIDAFVRGAKAGEFDDLTN
- a CDS encoding SAM-dependent methyltransferase, yielding MPDDHAPLIRTDIPHSARIWNYWMGGKDYYEIDRVAGDAGIEVDPDITTMAVQSRQFLIRAVRFLASEIGIRQFLDIGTGLPTMQNTHEVAQSVAPESKVVYVDNDPLVLTHARALLTSTTPEGVTTYVDCDFHDPEQIIADARNVLNLNEPVGVMFMGVLGHAKTYDELRRIVDTVLAAVPSGSYLVMWDGTDDSAEYVALCKNYAETGGVPYVPRPQEQIRAVFDGLEMVEPGFVSITQWRPDATQVGEIRPISAYGAVARKP